From the genome of Homo sapiens chromosome 6 genomic scaffold, GRCh38.p14 alternate locus group ALT_REF_LOCI_4 HSCHR6_MHC_MANN_CTG1, one region includes:
- the RPP21 gene encoding ribonuclease P protein subunit p21 isoform 2 (isoform 2 is encoded by transcript variant 2; The RefSeq protein has 1 substitution compared to this genomic sequence), translating to MAGPVKDREAFQRLNFLYQAAHCVLAQDPENQALARFYCYTERTIAKRLVLRRDPSVKRTLCRGCSSLLVPGLTCTQRQRRCRGQRWTVQTCLTCQRSQRFLNDPGHLLWGDRPEAQLGSQADSKPLQPLPNTAHSISDRLPEEKMQTQGSSNQ from the exons ATGGCGGGGCCGGTGAAGGACCGCGAGGCCTTCCAGAGGCTCAACTTCCTGTACCAG GCCGCCCATTGTGTCCTTGCCCAGGACCCCGAGAACCAGGCGCTGGCGAGGTTTTACTGCTACACTGAGAGGACCATTGCGAAGCGGCTCGTCTTGCGGCG GGATCCCTCGGTGAAGAGGACTCTCTGTCGAGGCTGCTCTTCCCTCCTCGTCCCGGGCCTCACCTGCACCCAGCGCCAGAGAC GCTGCAGGGGACAGCGCTGGACCGTACAGACCTGCCTAACATGCCAGCGCAGCCAACGCTTCCTCAATGATCCCGGGCATTTACTCTGGGGAGACAGGCCTGAGGCCCAGCTCGGGAGCCAAGCAG ATTCCAAACCACTACAACCCTTGCCAAACACAGCCCACTCCATTTCAGACCGCCTTCCTGAGGAGAAAATGCAGACGAAGGGTTCCAGTAACCAGTGA
- the RPP21 gene encoding ribonuclease P protein subunit p21 isoform 3 (isoform 3 is encoded by transcript variant 3): protein MAGPVKDREAFQRLNFLYQAAHCVLAQDPENQALARFYCYTERTIAKRLVLRRDPSVKRTLCRGCSSLLVPGLTCTQRQRRCRGQRWTVQTCLTCQRSQRFLNDPGHLLWGDRPEAQLGSQAGERFQTTTTLAKHSPLHFRPPS from the exons ATGGCGGGGCCGGTGAAGGACCGCGAGGCCTTCCAGAGGCTCAACTTCCTGTACCAG GCCGCCCATTGTGTCCTTGCCCAGGACCCCGAGAACCAGGCGCTGGCGAGGTTTTACTGCTACACTGAGAGGACCATTGCGAAGCGGCTCGTCTTGCGGCG GGATCCCTCGGTGAAGAGGACTCTCTGTCGAGGCTGCTCTTCCCTCCTCGTCCCGGGCCTCACCTGCACCCAGCGCCAGAGAC GCTGCAGGGGACAGCGCTGGACCGTACAGACCTGCCTAACATGCCAGCGCAGCCAACGCTTCCTCAATGATCCCGGGCATTTACTCTGGGGAGACAGGCCTGAGGCCCAGCTCGGGAGCCAAGCAGGTGAGAG ATTCCAAACCACTACAACCCTTGCCAAACACAGCCCACTCCATTTCAGACCGCCTTCCTGA
- the TRIM39-RPP21 gene encoding TRIM39-RPP21 protein (The RefSeq protein has 1 substitution compared to this genomic sequence), producing the protein MAETSLLEAGASAASTAAALENLQVEASCSVCLEYLKEPVIIECGHNFCKACITRWWEDLERDFPCPVCRKTSRYRSLRPNRQLGSMVEIAKQLQAVKRKIRDESLCPQHHEALSLFCYEDQEAVCLICAISHTHRAHTVVPLDDATQEYKEKLQKCLEPLEQKLQEITRCKSSEEKKPGELKRLVESRRQQILREFEELHRRLDEEQQVLLSRLEEEEQDILQRLRENAAHLGDKRRDLAHLAAEVEGKCLQSGFEMLKDVKSTLEKCEKVKTMEVTSVSIELEKNFSNFPRQYFALRKILKQLIADVTLDPETAHPNLVLSEDRKSVKFVETRLRDLPDTPRRFTFYPCVLATEGFTSGRHYWEVEAAHCVLAQDPENQALARFYCYTERTIAKRLVLRRDPSVKRTLCRGCSSLLVPGLTCTQRQRRCRGQRWTVQTCLTCQRSQRFLNDPGHLLWGDRPEAQLGSQADSKPLQPLPNTAHSISDRLPEEKMQTQGSSNQ; encoded by the exons ATGGCAGAGACAAGTCTGTTAGAGGCTGGGGCCTCTGCAGCCTCTACAGCTGCGGCTTTGGAGAACTTACAGGTGGAGGCGAGCTGCTCTGTGTGCCTGGAGTATCTGAAGGAACCTGTCATCATTGAGTGTGGGCACAACTTCTGCAAAGCTTGCATCACCCGCTGGTGGGAGGACCTAGAGAGGGACTTCCCTTGTCCTGTCTGTCGAAAGACATCCCGCTACCGCAGTCTCCGACCTAATCGGCAACTAGGCAGTATGGTGGAAATTGCCAAGCAGCTCCAGGCCGTCAAGCGGAAGATCCGGGATGAGAGCCTCTGCCCCCAACACCATGAGGCCCTCAGCCTTTTCTGTTATGAGGACCAGGAGGCTGTATGCTTGATATGTGCAATTTCCCACACCCACCGGGCCCACACCGTTGTGCCACTGGACGACGCTACACAGGAGTACAAG GAAAAACTGCAGAAGTGTCTGGAGCCCCTGGAACAGAAGCTGCAGGAGATCACTCGCTGCAAGTCCTCTGAGGAGAAGAAGCCTGGTGAGCTCAAG AGACTAGTGGAAAGTCGCCGACAGCAGATCTTGAGGGAGTTTGAAGAGCTTCATAGGCGGCTGGATGAAGAGCAGCAGGTGTTGCTTTCACGACTGGAAGAAGAGGAACAGGACATTCTGCAGCGACTCCGAGAAAATGCTGCTCACCTTGGGGACAAGCGCCGGGACCTGGCCCACTTGGCTGCCGAGGTGGAGGGCAAGTGCTTACAGTCAGGCTTCGAGATGCTTAAG gATGTCAAAAGTACCCTGGAAAA ATGTGAAAAGGTGAAGACCATGGAGGTGACTTCAGTATCCATAGAGCTGGAAAAGAACTTCAGCAATTTTCCCCGACAGTACTTTGCCCTAAGGAAAATCCTTAAACAGCTAATTG CGGATGTGACCCTGGACCCCGAGACAGCTCATCCTAACCTAGTCCTGTCAGAGGATCGTAAGAGCGTCAAGTTCGTGGAGACAAGACTCCGGGATCTCCCTGACACACCAAGGCGTTTCACCTTCTACCCTTGCGTCCTGGCTACTGAGGGTTTCACCTCAGGTCGACActactgggaggtggag GCCGCCCATTGTGTCCTTGCCCAGGACCCCGAGAACCAGGCGCTGGCGAGGTTTTACTGCTACACTGAGAGGACCATTGCGAAGCGGCTCGTCTTGCGGCG GGATCCCTCGGTGAAGAGGACTCTCTGTCGAGGCTGCTCTTCCCTCCTCGTCCCGGGCCTCACCTGCACCCAGCGCCAGAGAC GCTGCAGGGGACAGCGCTGGACCGTACAGACCTGCCTAACATGCCAGCGCAGCCAACGCTTCCTCAATGATCCCGGGCATTTACTCTGGGGAGACAGGCCTGAGGCCCAGCTCGGGAGCCAAGCAG ATTCCAAACCACTACAACCCTTGCCAAACACAGCCCACTCCATTTCAGACCGCCTTCCTGAGGAGAAAATGCAGACGAAGGGTTCCAGTAACCAGTGA
- the RPP21 gene encoding ribonuclease P protein subunit p21 isoform 1 (isoform 1 is encoded by transcript variant 1; The RefSeq protein has 1 substitution compared to this genomic sequence), with the protein MAGPVKDREAFQRLNFLYQAAHCVLAQDPENQALARFYCYTERTIAKRLVLRRPLSSSAPRDPSVKRTLCRGCSSLLVPGLTCTQRQRRCRGQRWTVQTCLTCQRSQRFLNDPGHLLWGDRPEAQLGSQADSKPLQPLPNTAHSISDRLPEEKMQTQGSSNQ; encoded by the exons ATGGCGGGGCCGGTGAAGGACCGCGAGGCCTTCCAGAGGCTCAACTTCCTGTACCAG GCCGCCCATTGTGTCCTTGCCCAGGACCCCGAGAACCAGGCGCTGGCGAGGTTTTACTGCTACACTGAGAGGACCATTGCGAAGCGGCTCGTCTTGCGGCG ACCACTATCCTCCTCCGCCCCCAGGGATCCCTCGGTGAAGAGGACTCTCTGTCGAGGCTGCTCTTCCCTCCTCGTCCCGGGCCTCACCTGCACCCAGCGCCAGAGAC GCTGCAGGGGACAGCGCTGGACCGTACAGACCTGCCTAACATGCCAGCGCAGCCAACGCTTCCTCAATGATCCCGGGCATTTACTCTGGGGAGACAGGCCTGAGGCCCAGCTCGGGAGCCAAGCAG ATTCCAAACCACTACAACCCTTGCCAAACACAGCCCACTCCATTTCAGACCGCCTTCCTGAGGAGAAAATGCAGACGAAGGGTTCCAGTAACCAGTGA
- the TRIM39 gene encoding E3 ubiquitin-protein ligase TRIM39 isoform 1 (isoform 1 is encoded by transcript variant 1), translating to MAETSLLEAGASAASTAAALENLQVEASCSVCLEYLKEPVIIECGHNFCKACITRWWEDLERDFPCPVCRKTSRYRSLRPNRQLGSMVEIAKQLQAVKRKIRDESLCPQHHEALSLFCYEDQEAVCLICAISHTHRAHTVVPLDDATQEYKEKLQKCLEPLEQKLQEITRCKSSEEKKPGELKRLVESRRQQILREFEELHRRLDEEQQVLLSRLEEEEQDILQRLRENAAHLGDKRRDLAHLAAEVEGKCLQSGFEMLKDVKSTLEKNIPRKFGGSLSTICPRDHKALLGLVKEINRCEKVKTMEVTSVSIELEKNFSNFPRQYFALRKILKQLIADVTLDPETAHPNLVLSEDRKSVKFVETRLRDLPDTPRRFTFYPCVLATEGFTSGRHYWEVEVGDKTHWAVGVCRDSVSRKGELTPLPETGYWRVRLWNGDKYAATTTPFTPLHIKVKPKRVGIFLDYEAGTLSFYNVTDRSHIYTFTDTFTEKLWPLFYPGIRAGRKNAAPLTIRPPTDWE from the exons ATGGCAGAGACAAGTCTGTTAGAGGCTGGGGCCTCTGCAGCCTCTACAGCTGCGGCTTTGGAGAACTTACAGGTGGAGGCGAGCTGCTCTGTGTGCCTGGAGTATCTGAAGGAACCTGTCATCATTGAGTGTGGGCACAACTTCTGCAAAGCTTGCATCACCCGCTGGTGGGAGGACCTAGAGAGGGACTTCCCTTGTCCTGTCTGTCGAAAGACATCCCGCTACCGCAGTCTCCGACCTAATCGGCAACTAGGCAGTATGGTGGAAATTGCCAAGCAGCTCCAGGCCGTCAAGCGGAAGATCCGGGATGAGAGCCTCTGCCCCCAACACCATGAGGCCCTCAGCCTTTTCTGTTATGAGGACCAGGAGGCTGTATGCTTGATATGTGCAATTTCCCACACCCACCGGGCCCACACCGTTGTGCCACTGGACGACGCTACACAGGAGTACAAG GAAAAACTGCAGAAGTGTCTGGAGCCCCTGGAACAGAAGCTGCAGGAGATCACTCGCTGCAAGTCCTCTGAGGAGAAGAAGCCTGGTGAGCTCAAG AGACTAGTGGAAAGTCGCCGACAGCAGATCTTGAGGGAGTTTGAAGAGCTTCATAGGCGGCTGGATGAAGAGCAGCAGGTGTTGCTTTCACGACTGGAAGAAGAGGAACAGGACATTCTGCAGCGACTCCGAGAAAATGCTGCTCACCTTGGGGACAAGCGCCGGGACCTGGCCCACTTGGCTGCCGAGGTGGAGGGCAAGTGCTTACAGTCAGGCTTCGAGATGCTTAAG gATGTCAAAAGTACCCTGGAAAA GAATATTCCTAGAAAGTTCGGAGGCTCACTCTCAACGATCTGTCCACGGGATCATAAGGCTCTCCTTGGATTAGTAAAAGAAATCAACAG ATGTGAAAAGGTGAAGACCATGGAGGTGACTTCAGTATCCATAGAGCTGGAAAAGAACTTCAGCAATTTTCCCCGACAGTACTTTGCCCTAAGGAAAATCCTTAAACAGCTAATTG CGGATGTGACCCTGGACCCCGAGACAGCTCATCCTAACCTAGTCCTGTCAGAGGATCGTAAGAGCGTCAAGTTCGTGGAGACAAGACTCCGGGATCTCCCTGACACACCAAGGCGTTTCACCTTCTACCCTTGCGTCCTGGCTACTGAGGGTTTCACCTCAGGTCGACActactgggaggtggaggtgggcgacAAGACCCACTGGGCAGTGGGTGTATGCCGGGACTCCGTGAGCCGAAAGGGCGAGTTGACTCCACTCCCTGAGACTGGCTACTGGCGGGTGCGGCTATGGAATGGGGACAAATatgcagccaccaccacacctttTACCCCTTTGCACATCAAGGTGAAACCCAAGCGGGTAGGCATATTCCTAGACTATGAGGCCGGCACACTGTCTTTCTACAATGTCACAGACCGCTCTCATATCTACACCTTCACTGATACTTTTACTGAGAAACTTTGGCCCCTCTTCTACCCAGGCATCCGGGCTGGACGGAAGAATGCTGCACCACTTACCATCAGGCCCCCAACAGATTGGGAGTGA
- the TRIM39 gene encoding E3 ubiquitin-protein ligase TRIM39 isoform 2 (isoform 2 is encoded by transcript variant 3): MAETSLLEAGASAASTAAALENLQVEASCSVCLEYLKEPVIIECGHNFCKACITRWWEDLERDFPCPVCRKTSRYRSLRPNRQLGSMVEIAKQLQAVKRKIRDESLCPQHHEALSLFCYEDQEAVCLICAISHTHRAHTVVPLDDATQEYKEKLQKCLEPLEQKLQEITRCKSSEEKKPGELKRLVESRRQQILREFEELHRRLDEEQQVLLSRLEEEEQDILQRLRENAAHLGDKRRDLAHLAAEVEGKCLQSGFEMLKDVKSTLEKCEKVKTMEVTSVSIELEKNFSNFPRQYFALRKILKQLIADVTLDPETAHPNLVLSEDRKSVKFVETRLRDLPDTPRRFTFYPCVLATEGFTSGRHYWEVEVGDKTHWAVGVCRDSVSRKGELTPLPETGYWRVRLWNGDKYAATTTPFTPLHIKVKPKRVGIFLDYEAGTLSFYNVTDRSHIYTFTDTFTEKLWPLFYPGIRAGRKNAAPLTIRPPTDWE, from the exons ATGGCAGAGACAAGTCTGTTAGAGGCTGGGGCCTCTGCAGCCTCTACAGCTGCGGCTTTGGAGAACTTACAGGTGGAGGCGAGCTGCTCTGTGTGCCTGGAGTATCTGAAGGAACCTGTCATCATTGAGTGTGGGCACAACTTCTGCAAAGCTTGCATCACCCGCTGGTGGGAGGACCTAGAGAGGGACTTCCCTTGTCCTGTCTGTCGAAAGACATCCCGCTACCGCAGTCTCCGACCTAATCGGCAACTAGGCAGTATGGTGGAAATTGCCAAGCAGCTCCAGGCCGTCAAGCGGAAGATCCGGGATGAGAGCCTCTGCCCCCAACACCATGAGGCCCTCAGCCTTTTCTGTTATGAGGACCAGGAGGCTGTATGCTTGATATGTGCAATTTCCCACACCCACCGGGCCCACACCGTTGTGCCACTGGACGACGCTACACAGGAGTACAAG GAAAAACTGCAGAAGTGTCTGGAGCCCCTGGAACAGAAGCTGCAGGAGATCACTCGCTGCAAGTCCTCTGAGGAGAAGAAGCCTGGTGAGCTCAAG AGACTAGTGGAAAGTCGCCGACAGCAGATCTTGAGGGAGTTTGAAGAGCTTCATAGGCGGCTGGATGAAGAGCAGCAGGTGTTGCTTTCACGACTGGAAGAAGAGGAACAGGACATTCTGCAGCGACTCCGAGAAAATGCTGCTCACCTTGGGGACAAGCGCCGGGACCTGGCCCACTTGGCTGCCGAGGTGGAGGGCAAGTGCTTACAGTCAGGCTTCGAGATGCTTAAG gATGTCAAAAGTACCCTGGAAAA ATGTGAAAAGGTGAAGACCATGGAGGTGACTTCAGTATCCATAGAGCTGGAAAAGAACTTCAGCAATTTTCCCCGACAGTACTTTGCCCTAAGGAAAATCCTTAAACAGCTAATTG CGGATGTGACCCTGGACCCCGAGACAGCTCATCCTAACCTAGTCCTGTCAGAGGATCGTAAGAGCGTCAAGTTCGTGGAGACAAGACTCCGGGATCTCCCTGACACACCAAGGCGTTTCACCTTCTACCCTTGCGTCCTGGCTACTGAGGGTTTCACCTCAGGTCGACActactgggaggtggaggtgggcgacAAGACCCACTGGGCAGTGGGTGTATGCCGGGACTCCGTGAGCCGAAAGGGCGAGTTGACTCCACTCCCTGAGACTGGCTACTGGCGGGTGCGGCTATGGAATGGGGACAAATatgcagccaccaccacacctttTACCCCTTTGCACATCAAGGTGAAACCCAAGCGGGTAGGCATATTCCTAGACTATGAGGCCGGCACACTGTCTTTCTACAATGTCACAGACCGCTCTCATATCTACACCTTCACTGATACTTTTACTGAGAAACTTTGGCCCCTCTTCTACCCAGGCATCCGGGCTGGACGGAAGAATGCTGCACCACTTACCATCAGGCCCCCAACAGATTGGGAGTGA